The proteins below are encoded in one region of Mangifera indica cultivar Alphonso chromosome 7, CATAS_Mindica_2.1, whole genome shotgun sequence:
- the LOC123220428 gene encoding small subunit processome component 20 homolog isoform X2, with protein sequence MATPSQALAVKSLNKNSGRRRFVFKSVSQRLDDIDINVFRSLDKVKTAPSEEGGSFFRDCLYEWRELNTAEDFISLYVEIVPFVDKLPSVLYHKELIFSKLLGRLQMRARLSLEPILGLIAILSRDLLEDFLPFLPRIVDSFVSLLESGADREPDIVEQIFTSWFYIMMYLQKYLIQDITSVLKITVKLRYYPKDYVQEFMAEATSFLLRKDRQQLKPGIRKIMFEVVKKPSPERKSGVSGLLYHVMRGTASRFHSEAEHVLRLLLSNSVLSVGDKLNQGSIVVEVVISAFQRIGDNFEPKELNLMSECLYQEITACLANGCLLHLSNLLSLLIAIIQIDKGCKFSDYQSVLEHVDILVRKFVLPSGDGKEVDKLSEVIDKVLQLMLCTLDGIHRIDDMSTMSDCISQWAPVFKLSNSSLLTFIRELLLKEPCIMYTFRVHILSAMNDMIETSSEEVMFLLLSFSERLHMNPQYNLLDGTTEDILSRICNFLQEKISSLIMILRGNLSSIQIDETKLALMWGAIRCYPCILDVQTSSSLLMDLIDALDLLTMSDGGVPKQIWQSLAGAALTSYSEWHRAKKVGLEETSKVLHIAKACKSSSQVLSAAADYLDYVHGITLQEDNSHKEYHPELKVEKAVDAVETFADNLCQSDKTIRVATLRILCHYEPYTYEVSAFDEPPEKKMKIETGVSLPSNVDCHGCNVIQLLLSIETTPLSISTSRKIILSISRILMILSAGRVPEMYIPLLLNGVIGILHNRFSYLWNPASECLAVLLSKHVGLVWDNFVDYLQQCQCMFQRSHNQLDRMSSESSKKPSDLVEHFNMFVYPASDSTPHATVLSLLLQSLQKISSVVESRSRQILSLLLEFLGYDSNDLASVGSFIPDVCKGKEWKVVLKEWLNLLKLMRNPKSFYRSQFLKDVLQNRLLDENDAEIQLKVLDCLLIWRDGFLIPYDQHLKNLINSKNMREEVTTWSLSRESVQIKDTHRTYLVPLVIRLLVPKIRKLKMLASRKHASICHRKALLGFIAQLDVDELPLFFLLLIKSLHIIPKGADDDVFWTTEKYTMDNFYELNFLNYFTVENLATLSWKKIHGFLHVIDDVFGVFDESHVIPFLHLLMGCVVHILVSCTSSLDVAKGSGSSLIKDHSSTDLTIHEHGKPSGNNVLTSSAVKQLKDLRSLCLRIISSVLNKYDDHNYGCEFWDLFFKSVKSLVDAFKQEGSSSEKPSSLFSCFLAMSRSHKLVSLLYREKNLVPDIFSILSVATASEAIVSCVLMFIENLLNLDIELADEDSGIKRLLLPNLETLICSLHYRFQSANNRKFLKSSGETETRIFKLLSQYIKDPSTAIKFVDILLPFLVKGVKNSGFSVTVLDVLQSIIPAVGTGSTKRILNAVSPLLVSVELEMRLSICHLLLELAKADPSVLPVAELVSQLNATSPEEMNSLDYDSIVAAYDKIDISLFYTLEVGYELVILSHCVYDMSSEDLILRKSAQRILLLFVDFSSLILDGEKCNGHESTRIVECSWTIASIQRIMNKFILKHIGEAMKSGSKVKKEWIDLLRQMILKLPQLSNLGSLRDLCSGDTEVDFFNNIIHLQKHRRVRALTRFRKVVSANSMPEDLLNKVFVPLFFSMLFDVQDENVRSACSEALASISAVMEWKCYSVLLIRCFQEMEKNQQKQKILLRLFCSILDRFHFSQICSGEQAIYSLDALGANTISTSSSSVDDKFHGSMMVPEIQTWLHEVMLPKVQKLLNFDSEKVNVDISRAALKLLKLLPGDIMDSQLPSIIHRISNFLKSRSDSIRNSARLALADCLKELGLEYLKFILGVLRATLKRGYEMHVLGYTLNFILLKNLSNPIVGKLDYCLEDLLAAVENDILGDVSEEKEVEKIASKMIETKKQKSFETLELIAKNITFRTHALKLLSVVTTHLQMHLTPKRKSKLESMLNHIAAGIECNPSVDQTDLFVFIYGLIEDWMKEEIDLHLSSASTVMNNHKSDAKEKSISSGRVIVTKSTCSHIITVFALGLLLKRLKNLRSSKHDEKHLSMLDSFVTLLGNCLSSKYEDVLSASLRCLTSLVSLPLPSLESQADKIKETLLDIAQSSVNSGSPLMQSCLSLLTKLLRSTKITLSSDQLHLLIQFPVFIDLERNPSDVSLSLLKAIVSRKLVVHEIYDIVVRVAKLMVTSQVESIRKKCSQISLQFLLDYHLSDKRLQQHLDFLLANLSYEHSSGREAVLEMLHAIIKKFPQTKLDEQSHTLFVHLVARLANDHDNKVRAMTGVAIKLLIERINPHLLNSILEYGLSWYLGMKQQLWSAGAQVLGLLVEVMKRDFQRHISTVLPVTRNILQSTINKVGDGLLDLSDEATIPFWKEAYYTLLLLEKILCQFPNFILNRDFENIWEEICELMLHPHTWLQNRSNRLIALYFSALTESGREHEEKGRENLFLMKPSRLFMIAVSLCCQLESQLTFDEAVGNWITQNLVSAICTMHSLREQKECMDPHSDWATLGAHEQGLFLRAFKLLDSRKGKGIFLSIISKTAEQNNQDQPKDFQFLLVSNLLRKLGKIALQKEAIQMKIVFNSFRLISSEIGPSHCQLYVCQMLPSLYKVCEGFAGKLITDDMKQFAHEVCDSIRNTVGSQNFIQVYNEIRKNLKQKRDKRKQEEKVMAVVNPARNAKRKLRISAKHRVNKKRKIMAMKMGRWLR encoded by the exons GTTGATTGCAATTTTATCAAGAGATCTCCTTGAGGATTTTTTACC GTTTTTGCCGAGGATTGTTGATTCTTTCGTTTCTCTTCTTGAAAGTGGTGCTGATAGAGAGCCAGATATTGTTGAGCAG ATTTTTACATCTTGGTTTTATATTATGATGTATTTGCAGAAATATCTCATTCAAGACATTACAAGTGTGCTTAA GATTACTgtaaaattaagatattacCCGAAGGATTATGTCCAAGAATTTATGGCAGAAGCTACATCATTCTTGCTGAGAAAGGACCGTCAGCAGCTAAAACCAG GTATTAGAAAGATCATGTTTGAGGTTGTGAAGAAACCATCACCTGAAAGAAAATCTGGAGTCAGTGGTTTACTTTATCATGTTATGAGAGGAACAGCATCAAGATTCCATTCAGAAGCAGAGCACGTTTTGAGGCTATTACTGAGCAATTCAGTACTTTCTGTTGGTGATAAGTTAAACCAAG GTTCGATTGTTGTCGAAGTTGTGATCTCAGCTTTTCAGAGAATAGGTGACAATTTTGAACCCAAGGAATTAAATTTGATGAGCGAGTGCTTATATCAGGAAATAACTGCCTGTTTAGCTAATGGATGCTTGTTGCACCTAAGTAACCTATTGTCGCTGCTTATTGCTATCATTCAGATTGATAAGGGTTGCAAGTTTTCTG ATTACCAGTCAGTGCTTGAGCATGTGGATATACTTGTTCGAAAATTTGTCTTACCTTCAGGTGATGGTAAGGAAGTTGACAAATTATCCGAAGTCATTGATAAAGTTCTGCAACTCATGCTATGCACTCTGGATGGGATACACAGAATTGATGATATGTCCACTATGTCTGACTGTATTTCACAGTGGGCTCCTGTTTTTAAGTTGAGTAATTCAAG TTTGTTGACATTTATCAGAGAGCTACTATTGAAAGAACCTTGCATAATGTATACATTCAGAGTTCATATTTTAAG TGCAATGAATGATATGATAGAAACTTCAAGTGAAGAAGTTATGTTTCTGTTATTATCCTTCTCTGAGAGACTGCATATGAACCCTCAATACAACTTGTTAGATGGAACAACTGAGGACATATTATCTAGAATTTGCAATTTTCTACAAGAGAAAATCTCTTCCCTAATAATGATTCTTCGTGGTAATTTATCATCTATTCAAATTGATGAGACCAAGTTGGCTCTGATGTGGGGAGCCATCAGGTGCTATCCTTGTATCTTGGATGTTCAAACAAGCTCATCTTTGCTTATGGATTTGATAGATGCACTTGATCTTCTTACAATGAGTGATGGCG GCGTCCCTAAACAAATTTGGCAAAGCCTAGCCGGTGCAGCTTTAACTTCATATAGCGAATGGCATCGGGCGAAAAAAGTTGGGCTTGAAGAAACTAGTAAAGTTTTGCATATAGCGAAAGCATGCAAATCATCCTCACAAGTATTAAGTGCTGCTGCTGATTATTTGGATTATGTGCATGG GATTACATTGCAAGAAGATAACAGCCATAAAGAATACCACCCAGAGCTCAAAGTGGAAAAAGCTGTGGATGCAGTTGAAACCTTTGCTGATAATTTGTGCCAATCAGACAAGACTATTCGTGTTGCAACTCTTAGAATTTTATGCCACTATGAACCTTATACTTATGAGGTTTCAGCTTTCGATGAGCCCCccgagaagaaaatgaaaatagaaactGGGGTTTCTCTTCCCAGTAATGTGGACTGTCATGGATGTAAT GTTATTCAGCTCCTCCTCTCCATTGAGACAACTCCTCTTTCAATATCTACTAGCAGGAAAATTATCCTATCGATATCTAGAATACTGATGATTCTATCGGCTGGAAGAGTTCCTGAAATGTATATACCTCTGTTGTTGAATGGAGTAATTGGGATCCTCCATAATCGTTTTAGCTATCTTTGGAATCCAGCTTCTGAGTGCCTTGCAGTTTTGTTGAGCAAACATGTCGGACTTGTTTGGGACAATTTTGTTGACTATCTTCAACAATGCCAATGCATGTTTCAAAGATCTCATAATCAACTTGACAGGATGAGTTCTGAGTCATCTAAGAAGCCTAGTG ATCTGGTTGAACATTTTAATATGTTTGTTTATCCTGCATCTGATAGCACTCCACACGCAACAGTATTGTCCTTGTTGCTCCAGTCTCTACAGAAAATTTCTTCTGTAGTTGAGTCTCGGTCGCGGCAAATTTTATCTCTGTTGTTAGAATTTCTGGGCTATGATAGCAATGATCTTGCAAG TGTGGGATCATTCATTCCAGATGTTTGCAAAGGTAAAGAGTGGAAAGTTGTCCTGAAAGAATGgttgaatttgttgaaactGATGCGAAATCCCAAGTCCTTCTATAGAAGTCAATTTCTGAAAGATGTTCTACAAAATAG GCTTCTGGATGAAAATGATGCTGAAATACAATTGAAGGTTCTTGATTGCCTTTTGATTTGGAGAGATGGTTTCTTGATTCCGTATGATCAGCATCttaaaaacttgattaattcaaaaaatatgagagaagaAGTTACAACATGGAGTTTATCGAGAGAATCTGTTCAGATAAAAGACACCCACAGAACTTATCTTGTGCCCTTAGTTATTCGTCTCTTGGTGCCAAAAATCAGAAAATTGAAGATGCTTGCTTCTCGAAAA CATGCTAGTATATGTCACCGAAAGGCACTGCTTGGTTTCATTGCTCAATTAGATGTTGATGAACTTcctcttttcttcttgttgttgaTAAAGTCCTTGCATATTATTCCAAAGGGTGCTGATGATGATGTATTCTGGACCACAGAGAAGTACACTATGGATAACTTTTATGAACtgaatttcttaaattatttcACTGTGGAGAACCTAGCAACCTTGTCCTGGAAGAAGATTCATGGTTTTCTGCATGTGATTGATGATGTTTTTGGAGTTTTTGATGAATCACATGTTATACCTTTTCTTCATCTGTTGATGGGATGTGTTGTTCATATATTGGTGAGCTGCACTTCAAGTCTTGATGTTGCAAAGGGTAGTGGATCCTCTCTAATAAAAGATCATTCAAGCACTGACCTGACTATACATGAGCATGGCAAACCATCAGGAAACAATGTCCTG ACCAGCTCAGCTGTGAAGCAGTTGAAGGATCTAAGATCTCTGTGCCTTAGAATCATTTCCAGTGTTCTCAATAAGTATGATGACCATAATTATGGTTGTGAGTTCTGGGATCTTTTCTTTAAGTCAGTGAAATCTCTAGTTGATGCTTTCAAGCAGGAGGGTTCTAGTAGTGAGAAACCCAGCTCACTGTTCTCTTGTTTTTTGGCTATGAGTAGAAGCCACAAACTTGTATCGCTATTGTATAGGGAAAAGAATCTGGTTCCTGATATTTTTTCAATTCTAAGTGTTGCAACTGCCTCTGAAGCCATTGTATCTTGTGTTTTGATGTTCATTGAGAATCTCCTGAATCTCGATATTGAGTTAGCTGATGAGGATAGTGGTATAAAGAGGCTTCTGCTTCCAAACCTTGAGACACTTATCTGCAGCTTGCATTATCGTTTTCAGAGTGCAAACAACAG GAAATTTCTTAAATCTTCTGGAGAGACAGAGActagaatttttaaattgttatccCAATACATAAAAGATCCATCAACGGCAATAAAATTTGTGGATATCTTGCTACCCTTCCTAGTGAAAGGAGTTAAAAATTCTG GTTTCTCAGTTACTGTTTTGGATGTTCTTCAAAGCATCATACCAGCAGTAGGAACTGGGAGCACCAAAAGGATTCTTAATGCTGTCTCTCCTCTACTTGTTTCTGTTGAATTGGAAATGCGGTTGTCTATTTGTCATCTTCTTCTTGAGCTTGCTAAAGCTGATCCTTCTGTGCTCCCAGTG gCAGAACTTGTCAGTCAGTTGAATGCAACTTCTCCCGAGGAAATGAACAGCCTTGATTATGATTCTATTGTTGCTGCATATGATAAGATTGACATTAGCTTATTTTATACTTTAGAAGTGGGTTATGAATTAGTAATATTGTCACATTGTGTGTATGATATGTCATCAGAAGATTTAATTCTAAGGAAAAGTGCACAGAGGATATTGCtcttatttgttgatttttcttctctaattctTGATGGAGAAAAGTGTAATGGGCATGAGTCGACCAGAATAGTTGAATGCTCCTGGACTATTGCATCCATTCAGCGTATAATGAACAAGTTTATTTTGAAGCATATAGGGGAAGCAATGAAGAGTGGAAGTAAAGTTAAAAAG GAATGGATTGACTTACTGAGACAAATGATATTAAAGCTTCCACAATTGTCAAACCTAGGTTCATTGAGAGATCTGTGCTCAGGGGATACTgaagttgatttttttaataatattattcacctGCAG AAACATAGAAGAGTGCGGGCACTGACACGTTTTAGGAAAGTTGTCAGTGCAAACAGTATGCCAGAG GACCTCTTGAATAAGGTGTTTGTCCCACTATTTTTTAGTATGTTGTTTGATGTACAAGATGAAAATGTTAGAAGTGCATGCTCTGAAGCTCTTGCTTCAATTTCTGCTGTTATGGAATGGAAGTGCTACTCTGTGTTGTTGATTAGATGCTTTCAGGAGATggaaaaaaaccaacaaaagcAAAAGATTTTGCTGCGATTATTCTGCTCTATATTGGACCGATTCCATTTCTCACAAATTTGTTCTGGTGAACAAGCCATATACTCTTTGGATGCTTTAGGTGCTAATACCATTAGTACTAGTTCTTCATCAGTAGATGACAAATTTCATGGTTCAATGATGGTCCCAGAGATACAGACATGGCTTCATGAAGTCATGCTCCCAAAagtacaaaaattattgaattttgattctgAGAAGGTCAATGTTGACATCAGTCGGGCTGCACTGAAACTACTGAAGTTGCTTCCAGGAGACATTATGGACTCACAGCTTCCTAGTATCATCCATcgtatttcaaactttttaaagaGTCGTTCAGATTCCATCCGTAATAGTGCTAGATTGGCTTTGGCCGATTGTTTGAAGGAGCTTGGGCTGGAATACTTGAAATTTATCTTAGGGGTCTTGCGAGCTACTTTGAAGCGAGGGTATGAGATGCATGTACTGGGATatacacttaattttattttattgaagaatCTTTCAAATCCCATTGTTGGGAAGTTGGATTATTGTTTGGAAGATCTCCTTGCTGCAGTTGAGAATGATATTCTTGGAGATGTTTCTGAAGAGAAAGAGGTGGAAAAAATTGCTTCCAAAATGATAGAAACTAAGAAGCAAAAATCTTTTGAGACCCTGGAATTGATTGccaaaaatataacatttagaACTCATGCCTTGAAACTTCTTTCTGTTGTAACAACTCATTTACAGATGCATCTGACTCCAAAAAGGAAATCAAAATTGGAAAGTATGCTTAATCACATTGCTGCTGGGATTGAGTGCAATCCATCTGTGGATCAGACTGACTTATTTGTCTTTATATATGGTCTAATTGAAGACTGGATGAAAGAGGAAATTGATTTGCATTTAAGTTCAGCCAGTACAGTAATGAATAACCATAAAAGTGATGCAAAAGAGAAATCTATCTCTTCAGGCCGAGTTATTGTTACTAAATCAACATGTTCCCATATAATTACAGTGTTTGCTCTTGGACTTTTGCTGAAGCGTTTAAAGAATCTGAGATCGAGCAAGCATGATGAAAAACATTTATCGATGCTAGATTCTTTTGTGACACTGCTAGGAAATTGCTTGAGTTCTAAGTATGAAGATGTTTTGTCAGCATCTCTTAGATGCCTTACTTCATTAGTAAGCCTCCCCCTGCCATCTCTTGAATCTCAGGCtgataaaataaaggaaactcTGCTGGATATTGCCCAAAGCTCGGTAAACTCTGGAAGTCCTTTGATGCAGTCGTGTCTAAGCTTGTTAACGAAGCTTCTGCGCAGCACTAAAATTACACTTTCATCAGATCAACTTCATCTGCTAATTCAGTTTCCTGTGTTCATTGATCTTGAAAGGAATCCTTCTGATGTTTCTCTTTCACTTTTGAAGGCAATTGTTAGTCGCAAGCTAGTCGTTCATGAGATATATGATATTGTAGTTCGAGTTGCAAAACTGATGGTAACAAGTCAAGTTGAATCAATTCGGAAGAAATGTAGTCAGATTTCATTGCAGTTCCTACTTGATTATCATCTATCAGATAAACGTTTGCAACAACATTTAGATTTTCTGCTAGCAAATCTGAG TTACGAGCATTCAAGTGGAAGAGAAGCTGTGCTTGAAATGCTCCATGCTATTATAAAGAAATTTCCACAAACAAAATTGGATGAGCAATCTCACACATTGTTTGTCCATTTAGTGGCTCGTTTGGCTAATGACCACGATAATAAAGTTCGTGCCATGACTGGTGTGGCCATAAAGCTTCTTATTGAACGTATTAACCCACATTTGCTTAATTCGATTTTGGAGTATGGTCTATCATGGTATTTGGGCATGAAGCAGCAACTCTGGAGTGCTGGTGCACAG GTCTTGGGATTACTAGTTGAAGTTATGAAGAGAGACTTTCAAAGGCATATAAGTACTGTATTGCCGGTGACGAGAAACATTTTGCAGTCAACTATAAATAAAGTTGGAGATGGGCTATTGGATCTTTCTGATGAGGCTACCATCCCTTTCTGGAAAGAGGCATACTATACACTTTTGCTACTGGAGAAGATCCTATGTCAGTTCCCCAATTTTATCCTGAACAGGGATTTTGAG AATATTTGGGAAGAAATTTGTGAGTTGATGCTGCACCCACACACTTGGTTGCAAAACAGATCAAATCGCCTCATAGCCTTGTATTTTAGTGCTTTAACTGAATCTGGCAGAGAACAtgaagagaaaggaagagaaaatttattcttaatgaAGCCGAGTAGACTCTTTATGATAGCTGTTTCTCTATGCTGCCAGCTGGAGTCCCAACTCACCTTTGATGAGGCTGTCGGCAACTGGATTACCCAAAATCTTGTGTCTGCAATTTGTACCATGCATTCTTTGAGAGAACAAAAGGAGTGCATGGACCCTCACAGTGACTGGGCCACTCTTGGAGCGCATGAACAAGGCCTGTTTCTTAGAGCTTTCAAGTTACTTGAttcaagaaaaggaaaaggaataTTTTTGTCTATTATCTCCAAGACAGCTGAACAAAATAATCAAGACCAGCCTaaggattttcaatttttgcttGTCTCTAATTTGCTCAGAAAGTTGGGAAAGATTGCTCTTCAGAAGGAGGCTATTCAG ATGAAAATTGTCTTCAATAGTTTTAGACTAATTTCATCAGAAATTGGTCCAAGCCACTGTCAACTTTATGTGTGCCAAATGCTGCCTTCATTGTATAAAGTTTGTGAAGGATTTGCTGGAAAGCTTATCACTG